In Parus major isolate Abel chromosome 25LG1, Parus_major1.1, whole genome shotgun sequence, the genomic stretch TGAGACCCTCACCTTTCATTTCTGCCTCCTACTGTGCTCTGCCTTATGTCCTTATTGCTCTGGTGCTCCTTTTGGAGGTTGAGGGGTGCtctccccagcctcctcctccccatAGGGTCATTGGGACAGTCACGGGAGGGGGGTCGCAGGTGCAGGGTGGGGCACTGAGACCACTGCTGCGGAGGAAGCAGTGGCTGTCCCTGGAACCACTGAGCTGCCCTTGGCCCTGTGCTCCCTCTCAGCCTCCTTGCTGCAAGGTAAGGGGCTGGTGCTCTGGGGGCAAAGTTGGAGCCCTCCTGTGCCGTGTGGGCCTGGTGGGGGAGCGGCAGGGCTGAGATGGGCTCACGGAGCTCGGCTGGGGGCACACAGGAGGGCTGTAGGAGCACCGGTGCCGCTCGATGGAGCCCTCGCCCGCCGGTTCCAGCAGCACTTGGCCCCAGGGGGGGCCCCGACAGCCACTCCCCGGGGCAGCTCgtgcggccgggccggggctgaTCAGACGGGAGGGCTCCGGCCCACGGGGGTCTCGCAGGGCCCCGACACGGGACGGGCCCCGCTGTCGCGGCGCCTCGCGACACCCGGCGGCGCTTTACGGCTGCGGCGCTTTACGGCCGCGCGGCCCGGTCGCAGCGGCAGGACGGGGGAGCGGGACCCGGAGGGACCCGGAGCGGGATGAGCTTCTTCGACGTGTTTCGCGGCTTTTTCGGGTTCCCGGGACGCTGCAGGTAGCCGGGACCCGGGCCCCGCCTACACAAACCCTGCCCCTCTCTCAACCTCCAGTTGTCCCACCGGCCCCGGCCCTCCCCGCTTGCTCCGGGCTGTCCGGGTGTCTCACTGCCGCGGTCCCGCAGACCCCGGGACCCGCTGTTCGGCGGCGCCGTGTgggacgaggaggaggaggaggatggcgGCCCGTCCATGTCGCAGCCCCCCCAGGACTTCGGCTTCGGCTTCAGCCCTGGTTCGTCCCGCGGCAGCTTCGAGGAGCTATTCCGGGACATGGGCGAGCTCCTAGGGGTCCTGGGGGGCTTCTGGCCCGAGCCCCAGCAGCCTTTCGGTGGGTACGGGAAGGGCTGAGCGTGTGACTCTTGGGGCCGCTCAGAGCCCCTCGGCCTGACCGCCGCCCTTCTGCTGCCCAGAGCCCGCCGTGCCCGGCCCCGGTGAAGGCAGCGCGAGGCGACCACTGCGGGACTCGATGCTGAAGCAGCCGGACAGTCCCCCTTCCCGCGCAGCCCCGGGGAGCTCCGGGGGTGCCGGCGATCTGGCCCGGCCATGGAGACCCTTCTTAGGGGTGAGTGAGGGGTCTGGAGTCTGCCTCCTGTAGGCTCAACAACGGtagccagctctgtgctgttgcAGTGTCGTGTTTTGCCTTCCATCACTGGCATCAGTGGTACGTGGCTTTGTCTTGCAGCTGGGAGATGCTCACCGTGCTCCTCCTGGCCTCAAGGAAGACCAAGGTGGGTGCTGGGGGCAAGGGCTTGAGGGCCTCTGCCCTCACTGCTCCACCTGCCTGTGTTGCCACAGCCTCCAGGGCTTGTCCCCATGCTGTGGCCACCATCTTACATCTCCCCACAGACCTGGACTCACAGGTCTCCTCCGTGGGGCTGGGGACCATCCTGACACCGAATGAGCCCAAGTCCCACTCTTACTTCCAGAGTGTCTCTGTTACCAAAGTGACTCTTCCTGATGGGGTAAGTGTCCCTCCCTGCAGGTGCAGCAGGGCTGTAGGAGACCTGAGATGCAGTCCCTGTGCTTGGGGAGTCTCTCAGGGCTTGGCACTCTGCCTACACAGGCAGTAGAGGAGCACCGCACTGTGCAGGACAGCCAGGGCCGCCGGGAGACAACAGTCACCCGCCGGAGGGGGGACCAGGCCTTCATCACCACCACCAAGGAGGATGGGCAGAAGAAGGACTACCGGGAGGAGGTGGTCAACATGGATGACCGTGAGTGAGGTTCTGGGGAGGATGCAAGGAGTGGACAGGGGCCCCACTGACAGAgttctccctgccctcccagggGAGCTGGCACAGTTCGCTGTCACGTGGCCACAGCAAGATGAGCTTCGTGCTGCCAACCTGAGCGACCCCTCatctgccctgggcagcttcTTCCGCCGCTGGTTCTCCAGCTGGTAGCTGTGGCCAGTCCTGACTGAGCAGCCCGTATGTCTGACAGCTGCAGGCTCGGGGGACCCTGGGCTTGCTAGGCCTGTCAGAGCAGGCAGTGGGTAGCAGCCTCTTCTCACCACCTGCTTTTGTTGTAGATGGGTCAG encodes the following:
- the HAX1 gene encoding HCLS1-associated protein X-1, with the protein product MSFFDVFRGFFGFPGRCRPRDPLFGGAVWDEEEEEDGGPSMSQPPQDFGFGFSPGSSRGSFEELFRDMGELLGVLGGFWPEPQQPFEPAVPGPGEGSARRPLRDSMLKQPDSPPSRAAPGSSGGAGDLARPWRPFLGLGDAHRAPPGLKEDQDLDSQVSSVGLGTILTPNEPKSHSYFQSVSVTKVTLPDGAVEEHRTVQDSQGRRETTVTRRRGDQAFITTTKEDGQKKDYREEVVNMDDRELAQFAVTWPQQDELRAANLSDPSSALGSFFRRWFSSW